A single Apostichopus japonicus isolate 1M-3 chromosome 11, ASM3797524v1, whole genome shotgun sequence DNA region contains:
- the LOC139975702 gene encoding solute carrier family 22 member 13-like, protein MDFEALLKVVGHFGRYQKCFLLLVSFMVLINTTHLYIQVFTAGKSDHWCQSWVNEDCPTDIDDADLNCEDFKKALSIPMVDNDTSYEQCTKYNVSGIDLQTAIDLGDDVTKLNVIPCDEGWEYDRSTFPSTIVQDFELVCGKSYLPNIAQSIYFAGYFVGSALGGLAADTIGRRLSLLLNIACSFVVGLLTMFSPNMAIFITLRFFVAVFLKSIGIINFVAITEVVAPSKRVLVANFMWMFFAGGYFLLSGMAKLIGNWRLLTLIFTLPYIPLFVITFFFLQESPRWLITRRDTAKAQKVLSRIASVNQRDIQEEEIQKSCDVDAPETTKTNEAVGNLAALIRSPTILLIVVNMSFNWAVQSLVFYGLSLSTSSLGIDPYISFIISGAIEIPAYFSCIFVAEWLGRKGATFTTMILGGLCCCITPLIPIGIPRALVAMGGKFFITMSFSIVYTWSAELIPTPLRSSGIGLFSLTSRVGGILAPLILLLDQVWTSLPILVFGSFSITAGLLCLLMPETKGKPLPASVGDTKLLYKKAHKAEDDEDGKNEDNYKPIDVSEKPALA, encoded by the exons ATGGATTTTGAGGCACTTCTAAAAGTGGTAGGCCACTTCGGCCGGTACCAAAAATGTTTCCTACTTCTGGTTAGTTTCATGGTTCTCATAAATACTACACACCTCTATATCCAAGTATTTACCGCCGGAAAGAGCGATCACTGGTGTCAATCTTGGGTGAACGAAGATTGTCCGACTGACATCGACGATGCTGATTTAAACTGTGAGGACTTTAAGAAAGCTCTGTCCATTCCCATGGTAGACAATGACACGAGTTACGAACAATGTACGAAATACAACGTCAGTGGTATCGACCTCCAAACAGCGATAGATCTTGGTGATGACGTCACGAAGCTGAATGTGATCCCGTGTGATGAAGGATGGGAGTACGATCGAAGTACATTTCCGAGTACTATTGTTCAGGAT TTTGAGCTGGTTTGCGGAAAGTCTTACTTGCCAAACATTGCACAGTCTATTTACTTCGCTGGTTACTTCGTGGGGAGCGCTCTTGGTGGTCTGGCCGCAGACAC AATTGGTCGCCGCTTGTCTCTCCTTCTGAATATCGCTTGTTCGTTCGTGGTGGGGTTACTCACTATGTTCTCACCAAACATGGCCATATTCATAACTTTGAGGTTCTTCGTGGCTGTCTTCTTGAAGAGTATCGGTATCATTAATTTTGTGGCGA TAACTGAAGTAGTAGCTCCATCTAAGCGTGTCCTCGTTGCTAATTTTATGTGGATGTTTTTCGCGGGGGGATATTTCCTTCTCTCCGGAATGGCGAAACTGATTGGAAATTGGCGCCTCTTAACGCTGATATTTACTCTTCCTTACATTCCATTGTTTGTAATAACATT CTTCTTTCTACAAGAATCACCGAGATGGTTGATTACCCGACGTGATACCGCAAAGGCACAGAAGGTGTTATCAAGGATTGCATCTGTAAATCAGAGAGATATCCAGGAAGAAGAGATTCAGAAAAGCTGTGATGTCGACGCCCCAGAG ACTACCAAAACAAACGAAGCCGTCGGTAACCTAGCTGCATTAATTCGAAGTCCAACAATTTTACTAATTGTTGTCAACATGTCTTTCAATTG GGCTGTTCAGAGTTTGGTGTTTTATGGCCTGTCGCTGAGTACGTCCTCCTTGGGGATAGATCCTTACATATCCTTCATCATCTCAGGTGCTATAGAGATACCAGCTTACTTTAGCTGTATCTTTGTCGCCGAGTGGCTGGGCAGAAAAGGGGCCACCTTCACAACTATGATTCTCGGTGGATTATGTTGCTGTATAACGCCTTTGATTC CAATTGGTATTCCTAGAGCATTGGTGGCTATGGGTGGAAAATTCTTCATCACCATGTCCTTTTCAATTGTCTATACTTGGTCCGCTGAGTTGATACCGACTCCTCTCAg GAGTAGCGGCATTGGTCTCTTTTCGCTCACATCTCGTGTCGGAGGAATCCTTGCGCCTTTAATCTTACTCTTGGACCAGGTCTGGACTAGCCTTCCGATTCTCGTCTTTGGGTCATTTTCCATAACTGCTGGTCTTCTCTGTCTGCTGATGCCAGAGACAAAGGGGAAACCCCTTCCAGCCTCTGTAGGCGATACCAAGTTGCTTTACAA GAAGGCCCATAAAGCCGAAGATGATGAAGATGGCAAAAACGAGGATAATTACAAGCCTATAGACGTTTCCGAAAAGCCAGCGTTAGCCTAA